A region of Micromonospora chokoriensis DNA encodes the following proteins:
- a CDS encoding citrate synthase, giving the protein MTEVKLDHPGGQLSMPVHPAVEGPAGIGVSKLLKETGMTTYDPGFVNTAAASSAITYIDGDAGILRYRGYPIEQLAEKSSFLEVSYLLIYGELPTEQQLTEFTEWIRRHSLLHEEMRRFFDGFPRDAHPMAVLSSAVSALSTFYQDSLDPFDSEHVEISTVRLMAKVPTIASYAYKKSIGQPLLYPDNSLGYVDNLLRMTFGVPAEPYEVDPVMSKVLDMLFVLHADHEQNCSTSTVRLVGSSNANLFASVSAGVNALFGPLHGGANQAVLEMLQQIHSGDDDVRSFVRKVKDKEDGVKLMGFGHRVYKNYDPRAAIVKKAAQDVLGRMAKPDPLLDIAMELEEIALADDFFVSRRLYPNVDFYTGLIYKAMGFPTKMFTVLFALGRLPGWIAQWREMINDPETKIGRPRQVYVGAAERDYVPFNER; this is encoded by the coding sequence ATGACGGAAGTCAAGCTCGATCACCCCGGTGGGCAGCTGTCGATGCCGGTACATCCAGCGGTCGAGGGCCCCGCCGGTATCGGGGTGAGCAAGCTGCTGAAGGAAACCGGGATGACCACGTACGACCCCGGTTTCGTCAACACCGCCGCTGCCTCATCCGCGATCACCTACATCGACGGCGACGCGGGCATCCTGCGTTACCGGGGGTACCCGATCGAGCAGCTGGCCGAGAAGTCCTCCTTCCTGGAGGTCTCGTACCTGCTCATCTACGGTGAGCTGCCGACCGAGCAGCAGCTGACCGAGTTCACCGAGTGGATCCGGCGGCACTCGCTGCTGCACGAGGAGATGCGGCGCTTCTTCGACGGCTTCCCCCGGGACGCCCACCCGATGGCGGTGCTGTCGTCCGCGGTGAGCGCCCTGTCCACCTTCTACCAGGACAGCCTGGACCCGTTCGACTCCGAGCACGTGGAGATCTCCACGGTCCGGCTGATGGCGAAGGTCCCCACCATCGCCTCGTACGCGTACAAGAAGTCCATCGGGCAGCCGCTGCTCTACCCGGACAACTCCCTCGGGTACGTGGACAACCTCCTGCGGATGACGTTCGGCGTGCCGGCGGAGCCGTACGAGGTCGACCCGGTGATGTCGAAGGTGCTGGACATGCTCTTCGTCCTGCACGCCGACCACGAGCAGAACTGCTCCACGTCGACCGTCCGCCTGGTCGGCTCCAGCAACGCCAACCTGTTCGCCTCCGTCTCGGCCGGCGTGAACGCGCTGTTCGGCCCGCTGCACGGCGGCGCGAACCAGGCGGTGCTGGAGATGCTCCAGCAGATCCACTCCGGCGACGACGACGTCCGGTCCTTCGTCCGCAAGGTCAAGGACAAGGAGGACGGCGTCAAGCTGATGGGCTTCGGCCACCGGGTCTACAAGAACTACGACCCGCGCGCGGCGATCGTCAAGAAGGCCGCCCAGGACGTGCTCGGCCGGATGGCCAAGCCGGACCCGCTGCTGGACATCGCCATGGAGCTGGAGGAGATCGCCCTCGCCGACGACTTCTTCGTCTCCCGGCGGCTCTACCCCAACGTGGACTTCTACACCGGCCTGATCTACAAGGCCATGGGCTTCCCCACGAAGATGTTCACGGTGCTGTTCGCGCTCGGCCGGCTCCCCGGCTGGATCGCCCAGTGGCGCGAGATGATCAACGACCCGGAGACCAAGATCGGCCGTCCGCGGCAGGTCTACGTCGGTGCCGCCGAGCGGGACTACGTCCCCTTCAACGAGCGCTGA
- a CDS encoding maleylpyruvate isomerase N-terminal domain-containing protein translates to MSRPVDALDSAFPIAASIALDLIRRPEVSEQWSRPSALPHLSIGGLACHLGRQAIRAAELLPTPSDLPVLESADNHYERAAWVSEGTPDAASVAVSNDEEEAARGPADLHARSAAAVKEAGDLLGRGAARDVVPIPWQGWALRRGDFLLTRQLEIVVHSDDLAVSIGVPTPEFPAEVFEPVCDLLVRLAVRRRGQSALISALSRSERAQDISAF, encoded by the coding sequence ATGTCTCGCCCTGTCGACGCCCTGGATTCCGCGTTCCCGATTGCCGCTTCCATCGCCTTGGACCTGATCCGCCGCCCCGAAGTGTCGGAGCAGTGGTCGCGCCCGAGTGCGCTCCCGCACCTCTCCATCGGCGGTTTGGCGTGCCACCTGGGACGTCAGGCGATCCGGGCGGCGGAGCTGCTGCCGACGCCGAGCGACCTGCCGGTGTTGGAGTCGGCCGACAACCACTACGAGCGGGCCGCCTGGGTCAGCGAGGGCACCCCGGACGCCGCCTCGGTCGCCGTGAGCAACGACGAGGAAGAAGCGGCCCGAGGCCCCGCCGACCTGCACGCCCGATCCGCCGCCGCAGTGAAGGAGGCGGGCGACCTGCTGGGACGCGGCGCGGCCCGGGACGTCGTACCCATTCCGTGGCAGGGCTGGGCCCTGCGGCGCGGTGACTTCCTGCTCACCCGCCAGTTGGAGATCGTGGTCCACTCCGACGACCTCGCGGTGAGCATCGGCGTGCCCACGCCGGAGTTCCCGGCGGAGGTCTTCGAGCCCGTCTGCGACCTGCTGGTCCGGCTGGCCGTTCGCCGCCGCGGGCAGTCCGCGCTGATCAGCGCGTTGAGCCGCAGCGAACGGGCACAGGACATCTCCGCCTTCTGA
- the treY gene encoding malto-oligosyltrehalose synthase: MPATPPKATYRIQVRPGFDLDATAAILDYLNDLGVSHLYTAPLLTATPGSQHGYDVVDHRAVNPELGGEAARQRLLRALRDKQLGLVVDIVPNHAGIAVAPANPAWWDVLRRGRDSSYADWFDIDWDRGRLLLPVLADDPAAVDDLKLVDGELRYHEHRFPVADGTGDGDARTVHDRQHYELVSWRRGDAELTYRRFFAITTLAGLRVEDPAVFAATHELILRWAAAGEVDGIRVDHPDGLRDPAGYLARLREAAPDAWLVVEKILEYGEELPDWPVDGTTGYDALAMVGGLFIDIDAEGDFTVLDTHLNGRQTSWEDLTHSTKMAAATRLLAAELTRLAALAPEVPTEQARAALAELAAAFDVYRGYPPDGARHLAAARSEAGRRRPDLARALDAITRRLRDPHDELGMRFPQLTGAVMAKGVEDTAFYRWTRFVALNEVGDNPTRFGVPPAEFHRFASAQQVRWPASMTTLSTHDTKRSEDIRARLAVLSELPGRWAEQVKTWMEYAPLPDPAFAHLLWQTAVGAWPIERERLHAYVEKAAREAAASTSWADPDPVFEQALHDVVDRMYDDPSLHDELTELAAAITPAGWSNSLGQKLIQLTMPGVPDTYQGTELWDNSLVDPDNRRPVDFDVRRELLARLDGGWRPPVDTDGAAKLLVVSRTLRLRRAHPELFTTYRPVAAHGRVSRHVVAFDRGGAITVATRLPLRLARAGGWCDTALSLPVHDVKDLFTGRVYSGEEIPLDNLLADYPVALLAPLTAAEEAAS; the protein is encoded by the coding sequence ATGCCGGCCACCCCTCCGAAGGCCACCTACCGCATCCAGGTCCGCCCCGGCTTCGACCTGGACGCGACCGCAGCGATCCTCGACTATCTGAACGACCTCGGTGTCAGCCACCTCTACACGGCCCCGCTGCTGACCGCGACGCCCGGCTCCCAGCACGGCTACGACGTGGTGGACCACCGGGCTGTCAACCCGGAGCTGGGCGGGGAGGCCGCCCGGCAGCGGTTGCTGCGCGCCCTGCGCGACAAGCAGCTCGGCCTGGTCGTCGACATCGTGCCCAACCACGCCGGGATCGCCGTCGCGCCGGCCAACCCGGCCTGGTGGGACGTGCTGCGCCGGGGGCGCGACTCGTCGTACGCCGACTGGTTCGACATCGACTGGGACCGGGGCCGGCTGCTGCTGCCGGTCCTGGCCGACGACCCGGCCGCAGTGGACGACCTCAAGCTGGTCGACGGGGAGCTGCGCTACCACGAGCACCGCTTCCCGGTGGCCGACGGCACCGGCGACGGCGACGCCCGCACGGTGCATGACCGGCAGCACTACGAGCTGGTGTCGTGGCGTCGGGGTGACGCCGAGCTGACGTACCGCCGGTTCTTCGCCATCACGACCCTGGCCGGCCTGCGCGTGGAGGACCCGGCGGTGTTCGCCGCCACCCACGAGCTGATCCTGCGCTGGGCCGCCGCCGGGGAGGTCGACGGCATCCGCGTCGACCACCCGGACGGCCTGCGCGACCCGGCCGGCTACCTGGCCCGATTGCGGGAGGCCGCCCCGGACGCCTGGCTCGTGGTGGAGAAGATCCTGGAGTACGGCGAGGAGCTGCCGGACTGGCCGGTGGACGGCACCACCGGCTACGACGCCCTGGCCATGGTCGGTGGGCTCTTCATCGACATCGACGCCGAGGGCGACTTCACGGTGCTGGACACCCACCTCAACGGCCGGCAGACCTCCTGGGAGGACCTGACCCACTCCACCAAGATGGCCGCCGCGACCCGTCTGCTCGCCGCCGAGCTGACCCGGTTGGCGGCCCTCGCCCCCGAGGTGCCCACCGAGCAGGCCCGCGCGGCGCTCGCCGAGCTGGCCGCCGCGTTCGACGTCTACCGGGGCTACCCGCCCGACGGCGCCCGGCACCTCGCCGCCGCCCGCTCCGAGGCCGGCCGCCGCCGCCCCGACCTGGCCCGCGCCCTGGACGCGATCACCCGCCGCCTGCGCGACCCCCACGACGAGCTGGGCATGCGGTTCCCGCAGCTCACCGGCGCGGTGATGGCCAAGGGCGTGGAGGACACCGCGTTCTACCGGTGGACCCGGTTCGTGGCGCTCAACGAGGTCGGCGACAACCCCACCCGCTTCGGGGTGCCACCGGCGGAGTTCCACCGCTTCGCCTCCGCCCAGCAGGTCCGCTGGCCCGCGAGCATGACCACCCTCTCCACCCACGACACCAAACGCAGCGAGGACATCCGCGCCCGCCTCGCCGTGCTCAGCGAGCTGCCGGGCCGCTGGGCGGAGCAGGTCAAAACCTGGATGGAGTACGCTCCGCTGCCCGACCCGGCGTTCGCCCACCTGCTCTGGCAGACCGCCGTCGGCGCGTGGCCGATCGAGCGGGAGCGGCTGCACGCGTACGTCGAGAAGGCCGCCCGGGAGGCCGCGGCCTCGACCAGTTGGGCGGACCCGGACCCGGTCTTCGAGCAGGCGCTGCACGACGTGGTCGACCGCATGTACGACGACCCGAGCCTGCACGACGAGCTGACCGAACTCGCCGCCGCGATCACCCCGGCCGGCTGGTCCAACTCGCTGGGGCAGAAGCTGATCCAACTCACCATGCCCGGGGTGCCGGACACCTACCAGGGCACCGAGCTGTGGGACAACTCCCTGGTCGACCCGGACAACCGCCGGCCGGTCGACTTCGACGTACGCCGAGAGCTGCTGGCACGCCTCGACGGCGGCTGGCGTCCCCCGGTCGACACCGACGGAGCGGCGAAGCTGCTCGTCGTGTCGCGGACGCTGCGGTTGCGGCGGGCGCACCCGGAGCTGTTCACCACCTACCGGCCGGTGGCCGCGCACGGGCGGGTGAGCCGCCACGTGGTGGCGTTCGACCGGGGTGGCGCGATCACCGTGGCGACCCGCCTGCCGCTGCGCCTGGCCCGTGCCGGCGGGTGGTGTGACACAGCCCTGTCGCTTCCTGTTCACGATGTGAAGGACCTGTTCACCGGGCGGGTCTACAGTGGCGAGGAGATTCCGCTGGACAATCTTCTGGCCGACTACCCCGTCGCTCTCCTGGCTCCTCTCACCGCCGCCGAGGAGGCCGCTTCATGA
- the glgX gene encoding glycogen debranching protein GlgX: MQVWPGERYPLGATYDGMGTNFAIFSEVAERIELCLFDEWDTGAERRVELREVDAYVWHAYLPGIEPGQRYGYRVYGPYDPANGLRCNPHKLLIDPYAKAIDGDIQWDPAVYDYDMDEPERMNETDSAPFMPKSVVVNPYFDWGNDRPPRTPYHHSVIYEAHVRGLTMRHPDIPEELRGTYAGIASPPMIDYLTRLGVTAIELMPVHQFVHDHRLDDLGLRNYWGYNTIGFFAPHHGYSALGRLGQQVQEFRGMVKALHAAGIEVILDVVYNHTAEGNHLGPTLSFKGVDAPSYYRLSEEDRRYFVDYTGTGNSLNVRSPHSLQLIMDSLRYWVTEMHVDGFRFDLAATLAREFYEVDRLSTFFEVVQQDPVVSRVKLIAEPWDVGPGGYQVGNFPPLWTEWNGKYRDTVRDFWRGEPATLAEFASRISGSADLYQDDGRRPFHSINFVTVHDGFTLNDLVSYNDKHNEANGEDNRDGESHNRSWNCGVEGDTDDEAILALRAKQRRNFLATLMLSQGVPMIGHGDELGRTQRGNNNVYCQDSELSWVDWDTVDEHLLAFVRTLTDFRKRHQVFRRRRFFTGLPVGGRGTDEPLPDLAWHTPDGREMTGEDWGNDFGRSVALFVNGEGIRERGQYGQKHHDASFLLCFNAHDAPLDFTLPGSEYGQKWERVISTADPEPDDATVISAGGTIRVPDRSLVVLERTI; the protein is encoded by the coding sequence ATGCAGGTCTGGCCGGGCGAGCGGTACCCGTTGGGCGCCACCTACGACGGGATGGGCACCAACTTCGCCATCTTCTCCGAGGTCGCCGAGCGGATCGAGCTGTGCCTCTTCGACGAGTGGGACACCGGCGCGGAGCGCCGCGTGGAGCTGCGCGAGGTGGACGCGTACGTGTGGCACGCGTACCTGCCGGGCATCGAGCCGGGGCAGCGTTACGGCTACCGGGTGTACGGCCCGTACGACCCGGCGAACGGGTTGCGCTGCAACCCGCACAAGCTGCTGATCGACCCGTACGCGAAGGCCATCGACGGTGACATCCAGTGGGACCCGGCGGTCTACGACTACGACATGGACGAGCCGGAGCGGATGAACGAGACCGACTCGGCGCCGTTCATGCCGAAGTCGGTGGTGGTGAACCCGTACTTCGACTGGGGCAACGACAGGCCGCCGCGCACGCCTTACCACCACTCGGTGATCTACGAGGCGCACGTGCGCGGGCTGACCATGCGGCACCCGGACATCCCGGAGGAGCTGCGCGGCACGTACGCGGGCATCGCCTCCCCGCCGATGATCGACTATCTGACCCGGCTCGGGGTGACGGCGATCGAGCTGATGCCCGTGCACCAGTTCGTGCACGACCACCGGCTCGACGATCTGGGGCTGCGCAACTACTGGGGCTACAACACGATCGGCTTCTTCGCCCCGCACCACGGCTACTCGGCACTGGGTCGGCTCGGCCAGCAGGTGCAGGAGTTCCGGGGCATGGTCAAGGCGCTGCACGCGGCGGGCATCGAGGTCATCCTCGACGTGGTCTACAACCACACCGCCGAGGGCAACCACCTCGGGCCGACGTTGAGCTTCAAGGGCGTGGACGCCCCGAGCTACTACCGGCTCAGCGAGGAGGACCGGCGCTACTTCGTCGACTACACCGGCACCGGCAACAGCCTCAACGTGCGCAGCCCGCACTCCCTGCAACTGATCATGGACTCGTTGCGGTACTGGGTGACCGAGATGCACGTCGACGGCTTCCGGTTCGACCTGGCGGCCACCCTGGCCCGGGAGTTCTACGAGGTGGACCGGCTGTCCACGTTCTTCGAGGTGGTGCAGCAGGACCCGGTGGTCAGCCGGGTGAAGCTGATCGCCGAGCCGTGGGACGTCGGTCCGGGCGGCTACCAGGTGGGCAACTTCCCGCCGCTGTGGACGGAGTGGAACGGAAAATACCGGGACACCGTGCGGGACTTCTGGCGCGGTGAGCCGGCCACCCTGGCCGAGTTCGCGTCGCGCATCTCCGGCTCCGCCGACCTCTACCAGGACGACGGCCGTCGACCGTTCCACAGCATCAACTTCGTGACCGTGCACGACGGGTTCACCCTCAACGACCTGGTGTCGTACAACGACAAGCACAACGAGGCCAACGGCGAGGACAACCGGGACGGCGAGAGCCACAACCGGTCCTGGAACTGCGGCGTCGAGGGCGACACCGACGACGAGGCGATCCTCGCCCTGCGCGCCAAGCAGCGGCGCAACTTCCTGGCCACCCTCATGCTGTCGCAGGGCGTGCCGATGATCGGTCACGGCGACGAGCTGGGCCGCACCCAGCGCGGCAACAACAACGTCTACTGCCAGGACAGCGAGTTGTCCTGGGTCGACTGGGACACCGTCGACGAGCATCTGCTGGCGTTTGTCCGGACGCTCACCGACTTCCGCAAACGGCACCAGGTGTTCCGCCGCCGCCGGTTCTTCACCGGCCTGCCGGTCGGCGGGCGCGGCACCGACGAGCCGCTGCCCGACCTGGCCTGGCACACCCCGGACGGTCGGGAGATGACCGGGGAGGACTGGGGCAACGACTTCGGCCGTTCGGTGGCCCTGTTCGTCAACGGCGAGGGCATCCGGGAACGCGGCCAGTACGGCCAGAAGCACCACGACGCCTCGTTCCTGCTCTGCTTCAACGCCCACGACGCGCCGTTGGACTTCACACTGCCCGGCAGCGAGTACGGCCAGAAGTGGGAACGGGTGATCAGCACGGCCGACCCCGAGCCCGACGACGCGACGGTGATCAGCGCGGGCGGCACCATCCGGGTGCCGGACCGTTCCCTCGTGGTGTTGGAGAGGACGATCTGA
- a CDS encoding glycosyltransferase family 4 protein, translating into MTTLRVDEQLAATKDRAHRPTLTSRHPLPASSGPAAVVSTQPGAVVPAQSGPGVPPQTRRILMLSWEYPPVLVGGLGRHVHALSVALAAAGHEVTVVTRHTDGAPLEEYADGVRILRAPEDPVTFPLATNSLLAWTMAFNHTLTRTALRATQAGSYDVIHAHDWLVAHTAMTLRDHLDIPLVSTIHATEAGRHQGWLPEEMNRTIHGVEQWLSSESNRVIVCSGYMRDEVNALFGVPAGRVDVVANGVEPHRWRVPARAVAAARARFAGNGPLVTFAGRLVYEKGVQHLIAALPRLRERHPGLRAVIAGDGPYRAELEAEVHRRGLGGMVTMPGFLGGTDLPALMAASDCFAVPSIYEPFGMVALEGAAAGAPLAVSATGGLAEIVEPGVTGMTFRPHDPDSLADAVDALLSDPDRSRVMARRARRMVHDQYGWAAIAHRTAASYAAAIHSDATFTAERAERRMSQGRALPALPDGNLLAAAGLR; encoded by the coding sequence GTGACGACCCTGCGGGTCGACGAGCAGCTCGCTGCCACCAAGGACCGGGCCCACCGGCCCACGCTCACCTCGCGGCACCCGCTACCCGCGTCCTCCGGGCCCGCCGCTGTCGTTTCGACACAGCCCGGCGCGGTCGTGCCGGCGCAGTCCGGCCCCGGGGTGCCCCCGCAGACCCGCCGCATCCTCATGCTGTCCTGGGAGTACCCGCCGGTGCTCGTCGGTGGCCTCGGCCGCCACGTGCACGCGCTGTCGGTGGCCCTGGCCGCCGCCGGCCACGAGGTCACCGTCGTCACCCGCCACACCGACGGCGCACCCCTGGAGGAGTACGCCGACGGCGTGCGCATCCTGCGCGCCCCCGAGGACCCGGTCACCTTCCCCCTCGCCACCAACAGCCTGCTGGCCTGGACCATGGCGTTCAACCACACCCTCACCCGCACCGCCCTGCGCGCCACCCAGGCCGGCTCGTACGACGTCATCCACGCCCACGACTGGCTCGTCGCGCACACCGCCATGACGTTGCGCGACCACCTGGACATCCCGCTGGTCAGCACCATCCACGCCACCGAGGCCGGCCGGCACCAGGGCTGGCTGCCGGAGGAGATGAACCGCACCATCCACGGTGTCGAACAGTGGCTCAGCAGCGAGTCCAACCGGGTGATCGTCTGCTCCGGGTACATGCGCGACGAGGTGAACGCGCTCTTCGGCGTACCGGCCGGACGCGTCGACGTGGTCGCCAACGGCGTCGAGCCGCACCGCTGGCGGGTGCCCGCCCGCGCCGTCGCCGCTGCCCGGGCCCGGTTCGCCGGGAACGGCCCGCTGGTCACCTTCGCCGGTCGCCTCGTGTACGAGAAGGGCGTCCAGCACCTGATCGCCGCACTCCCCCGACTGCGCGAGCGCCACCCCGGGCTGCGTGCCGTGATCGCCGGCGACGGCCCGTACCGCGCCGAACTGGAAGCCGAGGTGCACCGCCGTGGTCTGGGCGGCATGGTCACCATGCCCGGCTTCCTCGGCGGCACCGACCTGCCGGCGCTGATGGCCGCGTCCGACTGCTTCGCCGTGCCGAGCATCTACGAGCCGTTCGGCATGGTGGCATTGGAAGGCGCCGCCGCCGGCGCACCCCTGGCCGTCTCCGCCACCGGCGGCCTCGCCGAGATCGTCGAACCGGGCGTCACCGGAATGACCTTCCGCCCACACGACCCGGACAGCCTCGCCGACGCCGTCGACGCGCTCCTGTCCGACCCCGACCGGTCCCGCGTCATGGCCCGCCGCGCCCGTCGGATGGTCCACGACCAGTACGGCTGGGCGGCCATCGCCCACCGCACCGCCGCCAGCTACGCCGCCGCCATCCACTCCGACGCCACGTTCACCGCCGAACGTGCCGAGCGGCGGATGTCCCAGGGTCGTGCGCTACCGGCACTCCCCGACGGCAACCTGCTGGCCGCCGCCGGCCTGCGCTGA